Proteins encoded within one genomic window of Episyrphus balteatus chromosome 1, idEpiBalt1.1, whole genome shotgun sequence:
- the LOC129905417 gene encoding histone H2A — MSGRGKGGKVKGKAKSRSNRAGLQFPVGRIHRLLRKGNYAERVGAGAPVYLAAVMEYLAAEVLELAGNAARDNKKTRIIPRHLQLAIRNDEELNKLLSGVTIAQGGVLPNIQAVLLPKKTEKSA; from the coding sequence atgtctGGTCGTGGTAAAGGTGGAAAAGTGAAGGGAAAGGCAAAGTCCCGCTCAAACCGTGCTGGGCTTCAATTCCCTGTTGGTCGTATCCATCGTTTGCTCCGCAAGGGTAACTATGCTGAGCGCGTCGGAGCTGGTGCCCCAGTTTATTTGGCAGCTGTTATGGAATATTTGGCGGCTGAAGTTTTGGAATTGGCGGGAAATGCTGCTCGTGACAACAAGAAAACAAGAATCATCCCCCGTCATTTGCAATTGGCCATCCGTAATGACGAAGAATTGAACAAATTGCTTTCTGGTGTAACAATTGCTCAAGGTGGTGTTCTTCCCAATATCCAAGCTGTTTTGTTGCCAAAGAAAACCGAAAAGAGTGCCTAA